From the genome of Malus domestica chromosome 04, GDT2T_hap1, one region includes:
- the LOC108172537 gene encoding putative disease resistance protein RGA3, whose protein sequence is MEAVKAFEVHTFPVEGILNKLALLAAQEFSLFRGFRKELAKFRQSIRAIQEFLGDVTNQPQQDRGMAVRDWLKKLEEVARDADNVFDEINYEDVRSKAELQNQVKKKVLNFLSRSNPILFRQQMAHKIKNINATLADLKSEASFIGLVARRIDSTLSPQGMGNRETVSSFDHDEKIFGREEIVSGIIATLIDSNNQEKYLSVMVIVGMAGLGKTTLAKSIYNDNRYIDKHFETKIWVCVSTTFDVNSILRRILELLNSTNTGLTSQEALLQNLQKELMGKRYILVLDDVWNEDDMLWSNLMSCLSKLNSAHGSVMIVTTRSVKVASITETLPRCDLVNLSVEDCWSILKGEAFPYGCAPLAASIHERIGRAIAEKCAGVPLVAKVLGSMMRSRNSANEWLVIQESKIWELPEGEDRIMSILKLSFDSLKSLYLKQCFACCSMLEKDFEIERDDLVQLWMAQGLLHSHANLEMEDIGNEYFDSLLENSFFQDVIKDGDGFIIRCKMHDLVHDLAELVSKYDGEDKLKIQSKTEISSLIPKSLEKNAEKVSSLFSHSGIPGNILSRFKGLRVLKLSKTYALELPSSIGELRHLRYLDISNTHFRALPRSVGKLYNLQTLRMYDTKQLRIFPRELENLINLRHVYFDKYMEVIPFGIRSFTLLQRLPSFTLDRARTRGIDELGGLNQLKGNLTLRCLEYVRDKEEAKKSNLVGKAYIRGLTFEWGNCGRGRNEHDDDVLEGLQLHPKLEILRIENFMGTKFASWMISGLLPQNLQEVLLYDCRECEQVPTLGHLPHLRHVVFHSMHKLKCVGAEFYGYNFVSSGATTTTRNETVRRVILFPALKTLQMIDCPVLVEWNEAVVAMPTNEKVELVVFPCLEKLTLVSCMELRTAPGHFPSLQKLDVYNVDNFMAIENISSQLTALTSLRLEYLQELTSLPVGILEKNQKLLIRGCPNLTSIPISRSPSLVEYHSSLQELSIVDCPKLRCISIHSLTTLRKLAIERCSLESTNLQSGLEELSLYGCTSLCELRIEECNGFTSILSGLQSCTSLRSFFISKCQSLKRLGRQYPVSLEHLVISGCPNLRAIPSLDNLTSLRYLEIEKCDAITSLPSELSSCISLSHFLVKFCDKIKSMADQDVSSLQSLSCLVIYECLKLQYLPRGLHSLHGLKEMTIGKFWKLDSFPDFEVPSSQIQSLTISGWRKLKSLPDQIQHFTTLTSLEIRSFGRVESLPEWLGDLTSLTQLRIKRCKNLMYFPTVEAMQRITKLHVLEIDACPHLKEACAEESGREWPKISRIPHKRFH, encoded by the exons ATGGAGGCTGTTAAGGCGTTCGAAGTTCATACTTTTCCTGTGGAGGGAATACTGAACAAGTTAGCTTTACTTGCTGCTCAAGAATTCAGTCTTTTCCGGGGATTCAGAAAAGAACTAGCAAAGTTTCGTCAATCAATACGTGCGATTCAAGAGTTCTTAGGCGATGTCACAAACCAACCACAGCAGGATCGGGGCATGGCAGTCAGAGACTGGTTGAAGAAACTTGAAGAGGTGGCTCGTGACGCTGACAATGTCTTCGACGAAATCAATTACGAAGATGTCCGGAGCAAAGCAGAATTGCAAAACCAAGTCAAGAAAAAGGTACTCAACTTCCTTTCACGCTCAAACCCTATCTTATTTCGTCAACAAATGGCACACAAAATAAAGAACATCAATGCAACTCTAGCGGATCTCAAGAGCGAGGCATCTTTCATTGGCTTAGTTGCAAGAAGAATAGATTCTACATTATCCCCACAAGGCATGGGGAACAGGGAAACCGTCTCAAGCTTTGATCATGATGAAAAGATCTTCGGTAGGGAGGAGATTGTGTCTGGTATAATCGCAACCTTGATTGACTCCAACAATCAGGAAAAATACCTTTCGGTTATGGTGATTGTGGGAATGGCAGGGCTCGGAAAGACAACTTTGGCTAAATCAATATACAATGACAACCGTTACATTGACAAACATTTTGAAACCAAAATTTGGGTGTGTGTATCTACCACTTTCGACGTTAATTCAATTTTGAGACGGATTTTGGAATTACTTAACTCAACAAATACTGGACTAACAAGTCAGGAGGCATTGCTTCAAAACCTCCAAAAAGAGTTGATGGGGAAGAGATATATTCTCGTACTAGATGATGTGTGGAATGAAGATGATATGTTATGGAGCAATTTGATGAGttgtttgtcaaaactcaattCTGCTCATGGAAGTGTCATGATTGTTACTACTCGCAGTGTCAAAGTTGCATCAATCACAGAAACACTTCCGAGGTGTGACTTGGTGAATTTATCAGTAGAGGATTGTTGGTCCATATTAAAAGGTGAAGCTTTTCCATACGGATGTGCTCCTTTAGCAGCTTCAATTCATGAGAGAATTGGAAGGGCGATTGCTGAAAAGTGTGCTGGTGTACCATTGGTGGCAAAG GTTTTGGGAAGCATGATGCGATCTAGAAATAGTGCAAATGAATGGTTAGTAATTCAAGAAAGTAAAATATGGGAATTACCTGAAGGAGAGGATAGAATCATGTCAATTTTGAAGTTGAGTTTTGACAGTTTGAAATCACTATATTTGAAACAATGTTTTGCGTGTTGCTCAATGTTGGAAAaagattttgaaattgaaaGAGATGATTTAGTTCAACTCTGGATGGCTCAAGGATTGCTCCACTCTCATGCTAATCTAGAGATGGAGGATATTGGTAATGAATATTTTGATAGTCTGTTGGAAAACTCATTTTTCCAAGATGTTATAAAGGATGGCGATGGCTTTATTATCAGATGCAAGATGCATGATCTTGTGCATGATCTCGCAGAACTAGTGTCAAAATATGATGGGGAAGATAAACTTAAAATTCAAAGCAAGACAGAGATATCGTCTCTAATACCAAAAAGTTTAGAAAAAAATGCTGAGAAAGTGtcctctctattttcacacagtgGAATCCCCGGTAACATCTTGTCAAGATTTAAGGGTTTACGTGTGTTAAAATTGTCCAAAACTTATGCTTTGGAGTTGCCCAGTTCAATTGGAGAGCTAAGACACCTGAGATATCTAGACATTTCCAATACACATTTCCGAGCACTTCCTAGGTCTGTTGGGAAGCTCTATAACCTACAGACGTTGAGAATGTATGATACAAAACAACTTCGAATATTTCCAAGGGAGCTAGAAAATTTGATAAACTTGAGACATGTTTATTTCGATAAATATATGGAAGTTATTCCATTTGGGATTAGAAGCTTCACTCTACTGCAGAGACTACCTTCCTTTACTCTGGATAGGGCTAGAACTCGTGGAATTGATGAGCTAGGTGGCTTAAACCAATTGAAAGGAAATCTAACACTTAGATGTTTGGAATATGTGAGGGACAAAGAGGAagcaaaaaaatcaaatttagtGGGGAAAGCATACATACGAGGGTTGACATTTGAATGGGGGAATTGTGGCAGGGGAAGAAATGAACACGACGATGATGTACTGGAAGGTCTCCAACTGCACCCCAAGTTAGAAATCTTAAGGATTGAGAACTTCATGGGTACAAAATTTGCGTCATGGATGATAAGTGGTCTGTTGCCCCAAAATTTGCAAGAGGTTTTGTTATATGATTGCAGAGAATGTGAACAAGTCCCAACACTCGGTCATTTGCCACATCTTAGACATGTTGTGTTCCACAGTATGCATAAGCTTAAATGTGTGGGAGCCGAGTTTTATGGTTATAACTTTGTTAGTAGTGGAGCTACAACGACGACAAGGAATGAGACAGTGAGGAGGGTGATTTTGTTTCCAGCATTGAAAACCTTGCAAATGATTGATTGTCCGGTTCTAGTTGAATGGAATGAAGCAGTTGTTGCGATGCCAACAAATGAGAAAGTGGAGCTAGTAGTGTTTCCCTGCCTTGAGAAGTTGACTCTCGTGTCTTGCATGGAACTGCGAACTGCTCCAGGACACTTTCCATCTCTCCAAAAGTTGGATGTGTATAACGTTGACAACTTCATGGCAATAGAAAATATAAGCAGTCAACTAACCGCTCTCACTTCCCTTAGATTAGAATATCTCCAGGAGCTTACTTCTCTGCCAGTAGGGATATTGGAAAAGAACCAGAAGTTGCTAATAAGGGGTTGCCCTAATCTAACATCCATTCCAATTTCACGGTCACCGTCCCTGGTTGAATACCATTCATCTCTGCAGGAGTTGAGCATAGTTGATTGTCCAAAGCTAAGATGCATTTCAATACACAGTCTGACCACCCTCCGCAAATTGGCTATTGAAAGATGTTCTCTTGAGTCAACAAATCTTCAGAGTGGACTGGAGGAGTTGTCCTTATACGGCTGCACATCCCTCTGTGAACTGAGAATTGAAGAATGCAATGGATTCACAAGTATACTGAGTGGGCTACAATCTTGTACTTCTCTTCGCTCATTCTTTATCTCCAAATGTCAAAGTCTGAAGCGTTTAGGGCGACAGTACCCCGTCTCTCTTGAGCACCTGGTTATATCTGGTTGCCCTAATCTACGGGCTATTCCAAGTTTAGACAACCTCACATCCCTGCGTTATTTGGAGATTGAAAAATGTGATGCAATAACAAGTCTGCCTAGTGAACTATCATCATGCATATCTCTTAGCCATTTTTTGGTCAAGTTTTGCGACAAAATAAAATCTATGGCAGATCAAGATGTATCTAGCTTGCAGTCTCTTTCATGTTTGGTAATATACGAGTGTTTGAAATTACAATATTTGCCGAGGGGCCTCCATTCTCTGCATGGTTTGAAAGAGATGACAATCGGTAAGTTCTGGAAGCTGGACTCTTTTCCTGATTTTGAGGTTCCATCGTCACAAATCCAAAGCTTAACGATCTCAGGGTGGCGTAAGCTCAAGTCTCTACCTGATCAAATTCAACACTTCACTACTTTAACGTCTTTGGAGATAAGATCATTCGGCAGAGTGGAGTCTTTGCCGGAGTGGTTGGGTGACCTTACATCTCTTACCCAACTGCGTATTAAGAGGTGCAAGAATCTCATGTATTTTCCTACAGTGGAAGCTATGCAACGGATCACCAAGCTACATGTGCTAGAGATTGATGCATGTCCCCATCTAAAGGAAGCATGCGCTGAGGAGAGCGGCCGTGAATGGCCTAAGATTTCCCGCATCCCACATAAACGAT TTCACTGA